Within the Salvia hispanica cultivar TCC Black 2014 chromosome 4, UniMelb_Shisp_WGS_1.0, whole genome shotgun sequence genome, the region ggtTATTCTCTGTTACTGCCTCTTTTTCTGGTTGAGCAAAGATCTGAAATTAATTCCATTTGCTAGTGTTATAGTAATTGACAATTTGGTGAGCAGAACTGTCAAGCAACTGAgtctttaatttatgttgagAGGAAATTAGGAATAACTCCACTGCTGTTTCATTCCTTAGTCATAATTCTACACATGCTGTTTATCTGTTCCACTCACCCATTTTTTGTATGCTATTCTTGTTAGAGCTGTATTGTTATGATTTTGAACCTAGAGTTTCTGCATGTACTTTCTCatgaattttcttttgtagaaTCTGGACAAAACAATTGACAACAAAGCTTTGCATGACACGTTCTCTAGCTTTGGCAACATCCTTTCCTGCAAGATTGCGACAGACCCCCATGGTCAGTCTAAGGGTTATGGATTTGTTCAATTTGATACTGAAGAAGCTGCACAAAGTGCTATAGATAAGTTAAATGGTATGCTTATTAATGATAAGCAAGTCTATGTCGGGCATTTCCTTCGGAAGCAAGAAAGGGATACTACACAGGCCAATGCTAAGTTCAACAATGTGTTTGTGAAAAATTTAGCTGATACCATTACAGATGATGATTTGAAAACAACTTTTGGTGAATATGGAGTAATCACTAGTGCTGTAGTGATGAGGGATGCTGATGGGAAGTCGAAATGTTTTGGATTTGTAAATTTTGAGCATGCTGATGATGCTGCTAAAGCTGTTGAAGCTCTGAACGGAAAGAAATTTGATGACAAGGAATGGTATGTTGGTAAAGCCCAGAAGAAGTCTGAGAGAGAGCAGGAACTTAAAACTCGGTTTGAACAAACTACCAGGGAAACTGTTGATAAATTTCCTGGAGTTAATTTATATGTTAAAAACATAGATGATAGCATTGATGATGACAAACTGAGAGAACTGTTTTCAGGTTTTGGTACCATCACCTCTTGTAAGGTATTAAATATCCGTTTCTTACACTGGATTCAAATAATGCTGTCATGACCATGTGATACCAATTGTCTCCAATTATACTGATGCGATGATGTCTTGTCTTGGGTTACAGGTTATGCGTGATCCTAGTGGAATAAGCAGGGGATCTGGGTTTGTTGCCTTTTCAACTCCTGAAGAAGCTTCCCGAGCTGTGTGTATTGATACCATAACTATGTTTGTCTAGatgaaatatcaatattgtgtGCTTGAACTAATCGTGTTGTTGGTTGTCATTGTTAGCTTACTGAAATGAATGGGAAAATGTTAATTAGCAAGCCTCTTTATGTTGCATTGGCACAACGCAAGGAAGAGAGGAGAGCCAAGTTACAGGTATATGCTTCTTATTTGTAAAAGCATGTATGGCTGTATTTGTTAATGGATTTGgtgaaacaaaatatattttccttctCTTGATGACCCACTGTTCCacaaaaatgagaataaaatgATGGTTTAAATTAGTTTCCACTTTCCACCAGTGTTTTTGTAACAAACTTCAAAGACATGATACCTGCATGTGTGTAACCATTTTTGAACTAGTTGCCCAGAtctagttttttctttttttctgatttACGGCTATTGCTTATTGATATTTGCACATGTTTCGAATTATCGTGTATAATGACTTTATTTGTTCGGAAAACTGTGGTACACTGCTTCTCCTAGGCCCAATTTTTGCAAATGAGGCCTGTAGGAATGCCACCTTCTATGGCTCCACGTATGCCCATGTATCCCCCTGGTGCACCTGGTATCGGACAGCAACTATTTTATGGACAAGCCCCAGCTATCATTCCTCCTCAGGTGATCATTGTCTGAGCTTAATAGTTTATTATGTGAGGTTGTTTCATATTATTGTGATATGGAGGTGAGTTTTggttgtaaatttttttttatccttgtAATATGTGAATAGGATATGCTACATTTGACATGTGGCACCTCTGTTGTTTTGAATGATTATTAGATAATAATTCTAACTACTGCAAAATGTTTTAGGGTGGCTTTGGTTATCAGCAGCAGCTTGTTCCTGGAATGCGCCCTGGGGCTGCTCCCATGCCAAACTTCTTTATGCCACTAGTCCAACAGGGTCAGCAGGGCCAACGACCTGGTGGCAGACGAGGAGGTCCAGGGCAACAAAATCAGCAACCTGTGCCAATGATGCAACAGCAGGTTCTACCAACCTTTCCGATGTTTTTTGATCTTTCATGGTTCGCTGTTGTGCTAATCATGATGTATTCTTTTGTTTAGATGGTGCCAAGGGCGAGGATGTATAGGTATCCTCCTGGTCGTAATGTGCCAGATGGGCCCATTCCTGGTGGAATGCTTTCTGTCCCATACGACCTGGGCGGCATGCTTCCTCGCGATTCTGCTGTTCCACAGCCTATGCCAGTTACTGCTTTGGCTTCTGCCCTTGCCAATGCAACACCTGAACAACAGAGGACGGTAAGTAGTCTGCCCCAAGTGTAcaaatttcattcatttttttctcgtcctcgtcctcgtccagTGTGTTTAATGTGTATACTCAACAGATGCTGGGTGAGAACTTGTACCCACTCGTTGATCAGCTTGAGCACGAGCATGCTGCGAAGGTTACTGGAATGCTTCTGGAGATGGATCAGACCGAGGTTCTTCATTTGCTCGAGTCGCCTGATGCTTTGAAATCGAAGGTTTCTGAGGCAATGGATGTCCTGAGGAACGTCCAGCAGGCTGGTAGCCCTGCGGACCAACTTGCTTCGCTGTCGCTCAACGACAACCTTGTTTCTTGAAAGTGATGTGGACATGGTCATCTTGTCCTGCCTATCTGAAACAACTTTTTGGTAGTGAGGGTTTTATATTTGGAGACACTTTAGGATTTTGCATTTGAGAAACTTTCTGTTGGCTTGCAATTACTTTTATGGATTTAACCTAAGTTCGTTGGtttttggaatttaattgCGTATATCTCTACAGTTGAATGTCCTCGCAATTTCAGTCCGGTGATTTCCTGTCCACTTTGAATGCGATATTTACTTAGATATAGTACACACTCACCTTCCCCAGTCATTACACGTCTTACTATTTAAGAAGAAAATCGAAGAAGATAGTAAAGTAGGAGTATTTCTGTATTCCAAGagttttcttcaattaaaGCTTTCAGAGATATCTACACAAATGtcaaaacaaacaaagaagTCACACTTAGTGTGAATCACAGTGAAATCCATGGGTGCCATAAACCTTCCTCATGCCACATGCTACAGCCCAACTTGTTGGTTAGTTTGTCCCGCTTGATGTTAACTCTctttatttggaaataaatcacTCTCTCATCTctgattattaaaatattcaattacgTTGTTCACTCTAGTTTATCACATTCAGCTATTCCATTTAAAATCCCGTAAATAAATCACTCTCTCATCTCtgatcattaaaatattcagtTACGTTGTTCACTCTAGTTTATCACATTCAACTATTCCGTTTAAAATACCGTGTCAATCAACAATGTGGATATCTTGAATGAGTCAGATGAAGTATCTTTTAAAAAGACATACGAGAATAGTATTGTGGAATGGAGATTTTATTATCAATAAACttgaatagaataaataagaagAAAGGCAAACAAGGTAATGTTGAGGAAGAGAAAACTATTCCAATGCCATTTGTGCATGTAAATTTTCCTCAATCAATGGCGCGTATGGAGTTTTTATATTGACACCTGTATGAACACAGGAAGAAGTCACAATTCTGTGAAGCACATTGAAATCCTGTAGTACGATAAACCTTCTTCCAGCAAATGCTGCAGTGCAGCTTATTTGTTAGTCGATGCACGACAGGTGGTTGGTGGAGTGCCCCGACATCACATCGCTGCCCGAACTTGAAGTTCCGATACTCGCCCGACACCGTTGGCAGGCACCAGGGATGGATGGAAGCATCGCAGTCTCGGCAGTGATACATCCTGCTCCTGGGATGCATCTTTGTTTCACAGACTTCGCAATAGAAGTCACTGGGATGGTTGGCCGTAGCATCAAACGTCAACGGCAGCGGATGCTTATCCCATCTGCGATTATTCACTTGTAGCGGCAGCAACACACACTTAAAATCAAATGAGATTTGGCAGACATCACATCTGTAACAGGGATGGTAATGTGGATCATCGCCACATGCGCTGCACACGCGGGCAAGGAACATTAGAGTCCACACCCTCTCCGGACTGTACAGGTAGAGATGATGTGGGTGGGCTGTGTATTTTATGGTGTGGGGAAGAGAAACGCATTTGATATCAGCTTGGAAGTCGCAATTCGTGCACCTATAGAAGAGCCCATTTGTACACAATGTACAGGCGGAGCAGCAAACAGAGCTGAGTTTGGGACACATTTGAAGGGTTAAGATATGATCAGGGTGGAGTGGAGGACGGCGGAGCTCCGCTGGTAATCGGAAACAAGCTAAGTGGAGAAAGAAATTGCAATCACCACAACTTATGTAATTTGACCACCATGAAATTGGATCGGTGCATCCATCACATACTATTAGCGACCCACACTGAACAAGTTCAGCGTCGTCttcaacatcatcatcatcatctttattttcttcttcgtcttcttcttcatcatcatgcAGTGATGCCGAGATTAAACGTAACTGATGGTCATGATTATGGAGTTTATATTTGCCTTTCACCAACTCATTATCATTACAAATCACACGTACTCCTAATTTCTTAATAAAACCTCCAATCACATCTCCCGCTACGTCATTTGTGGGCAACGCAAGGACATTTCCATCATTATTGCTCCTACCAAAGACAATtcaaaagtgagttgaaaaagttagtggattgtgagtcctacttttatatattagttttataataaaatgtgccaaaaatggtaaaagtgaaatggggaaaattttaggggacggacggaaatgaaaaactgagataaattttggtggacggagatagtatctttttctttccttactttttttccaattaatgaaataacaTTGTTTTGAATATCACCAAATGAtgacattttatatacatACGAATGAAACAATTggaaaaaattttgaactttgtgatgttattttatattccaatTTCAAGACTTATACTACcaaactttgtgatttaaatgaatatttccCTATGAATGTCTGAATCTCCAAACTTATGCAACGAAATACAAGCAAAAAAGTTGTaacaaatcaaatattcaaatattatagTGATAACTGTaaactactatatattttttataaactccaaactatgatttagatttcaaaattttacgTTAACAGATAACAAATAACATCAAccgaaaatgtcaacacaaaaaataaagaatggGGGATCTTACTTGACGAAGGGAGAATGAGATATTGTGGCGCAGTTGAGATGGACAACATATCTGCAAATGACACAATGATAGACCCAATAATAAGGGTAAAATCGCTTGAAACACACATCACACCTGAATCGGTAGTCGATATATTCTAGTGGAAGACGGTAAGCAAGGGAGAGCGG harbors:
- the LOC125221877 gene encoding polyadenylate-binding protein 8-like, producing the protein MAQIQVQHQNVAATAAPNGVAAVAAPAPGGAAVGQFQTTSLYVGDLDFNVTDSQLYDLFNSVGQVVSVRVCRELGTQRSLGYGYVNYANPQDAARALELLNFTPLNSKSIRVMYSHRDPSVRKSGMANIFIKNLDKTIDNKALHDTFSSFGNILSCKIATDPHGQSKGYGFVQFDTEEAAQSAIDKLNGMLINDKQVYVGHFLRKQERDTTQANAKFNNVFVKNLADTITDDDLKTTFGEYGVITSAVVMRDADGKSKCFGFVNFEHADDAAKAVEALNGKKFDDKEWYVGKAQKKSEREQELKTRFEQTTRETVDKFPGVNLYVKNIDDSIDDDKLRELFSGFGTITSCKVMRDPSGISRGSGFVAFSTPEEASRALTEMNGKMLISKPLYVALAQRKEERRAKLQAQFLQMRPVGMPPSMAPRMPMYPPGAPGIGQQLFYGQAPAIIPPQGGFGYQQQLVPGMRPGAAPMPNFFMPLVQQGQQGQRPGGRRGGPGQQNQQPVPMMQQQMVPRARMYRYPPGRNVPDGPIPGGMLSVPYDLGGMLPRDSAVPQPMPVTALASALANATPEQQRTMLGENLYPLVDQLEHEHAAKVTGMLLEMDQTEVLHLLESPDALKSKVSEAMDVLRNVQQAGSPADQLASLSLNDNLVS
- the LOC125219500 gene encoding uncharacterized protein LOC125219500 isoform X2, encoding MSENGKHELLHHIVDEHPLIRTQAVTNSEICYACEMQILNGETIYECSEKCRPGMYLHEGCAEMPREICHTLHPQHTLVQQRLGFYPFPSCLACGGIITEIAYSCGSCDFQIHVKCAHSMDMVGEASFTKHPSHPQHHLKLLQKPGLRCDACGVVHPGNSYICTVCDYCINESCAALGPTMNRLLHDHPLSLAYRLPLEYIDYRFRYVVHLNCATISHSPFVKSNNDGNVLALPTNDVAGDVIGGFIKKLGVRVICNDNELVKGKYKLHNHDHQLRLISASLHDDEEEDEEENKDDDDDVEDDAELVQCGSLIVCDGCTDPISWWSNYISCGDCNFFLHLACFRLPAELRRPPLHPDHILTLQMCPKLSSVCCSACTLCTNGLFYRCTNCDFQADIKCVSLPHTIKYTAHPHHLYLYSPERVWTLMFLARVCSACGDDPHYHPCYRCDVCQISFDFKCVLLPLQVNNRRWDKHPLPLTFDATANHPSDFYCEVCETKMHPRSRMYHCRDCDASIHPWCLPTVSGEYRNFKFGQRCDVGALHQPPVVHRLTNKLHCSICWKKVYRTTGFQCASQNCDFFLCSYRCQYKNSIRAID
- the LOC125219500 gene encoding uncharacterized protein LOC125219500 isoform X1, with translation MSENGKHELLHHIVDEHPLIRTQAVTNSEICYACEMQILNGETIYECSEKCRPGMYLHEGCAEMPREICHTLHPQHTLVQQRLGFYPFPSCLACGGIITEIAYSCGSCDFQIHVKCAHSMDMVGEASFTKHPSHPQHHLKLLQKPGLRCDACGVVHPGNSYICTVCDYCINESCAALGPTMNRLLHDHPLSLAYRLPLEYIDYRFRCDVCFKRFYPYYWVYHCVICRYVVHLNCATISHSPFVKSNNDGNVLALPTNDVAGDVIGGFIKKLGVRVICNDNELVKGKYKLHNHDHQLRLISASLHDDEEEDEEENKDDDDDVEDDAELVQCGSLIVCDGCTDPISWWSNYISCGDCNFFLHLACFRLPAELRRPPLHPDHILTLQMCPKLSSVCCSACTLCTNGLFYRCTNCDFQADIKCVSLPHTIKYTAHPHHLYLYSPERVWTLMFLARVCSACGDDPHYHPCYRCDVCQISFDFKCVLLPLQVNNRRWDKHPLPLTFDATANHPSDFYCEVCETKMHPRSRMYHCRDCDASIHPWCLPTVSGEYRNFKFGQRCDVGALHQPPVVHRLTNKLHCSICWKKVYRTTGFQCASQNCDFFLCSYRCQYKNSIRAID